One window of Anaerolineales bacterium genomic DNA carries:
- a CDS encoding AMP-binding protein, translating into MRLHGIADFDELMKRSTNDVDWFTDAALKFLDIQFYEPYSQAVDLSGGIQFPKWCVGGKLNIVHNCVDKWTMDGGRQTAVVFEGEEGITKALTYEELNKEVNKAVNALRSLGLGKGDAIGLFMPMTPEIVIALLAIAKIGGIILPLFSGYGAGAIVSRMTDADAKALFAADGAFRRGRAVEMKSVADEAAEQIPTLKHMIVLKRTGQKINLKEERDHWWHELVDGQSDEAQTERTDAEDPLMIIYTSGTTGKPKGALHTHCGFPVKAAQDMAFGTDVHRGDVIYWMTDMGWMMGPWLVFGSLLLGATMFLYDGAPDFPSPARLWQLAEMHKINQMGVSPTLIRSLIPHGDEHFKKHDLSSLKCFASTGEPWNPDPWMWLFEKVGGSKIPIINYSGGTEISGGIIMGNPLLPLKPCSFSAPCPGMDADVVDENGKSIRNAVGELVIKSPWIGMTRGFWKDRQRYLDTYWSRWENVWVHGDFAAIDDDGLWYILGRSDDTIKIAGKRLGPAEVESILVRHSSITEAAAIGVPHEVKGSELVLFAVTGPGVEGNAVLRRELHAMVVAEMGKPLAPKEILFVSDLPKTRNAKVMRRMIRAAYLGMDPGDTSSLVNPSAVDEIKNAK; encoded by the coding sequence ATGCGCCTGCACGGCATTGCGGATTTCGATGAACTGATGAAACGCTCCACAAACGATGTGGACTGGTTCACCGATGCGGCCTTGAAATTTCTCGACATTCAATTCTACGAACCGTATTCGCAAGCCGTGGATTTGAGCGGCGGGATTCAATTCCCGAAGTGGTGCGTGGGCGGGAAACTGAATATTGTCCATAATTGTGTTGACAAATGGACGATGGACGGTGGACGGCAGACCGCTGTTGTCTTTGAGGGCGAAGAGGGGATTACAAAAGCGCTCACCTACGAAGAACTTAATAAAGAAGTGAATAAAGCCGTCAACGCCCTGCGATCGCTGGGGTTGGGGAAGGGCGACGCCATCGGTTTGTTCATGCCAATGACGCCGGAGATCGTGATCGCGCTGCTCGCGATTGCGAAGATAGGTGGAATTATCCTGCCGTTGTTCTCAGGCTACGGCGCGGGCGCCATCGTCTCGCGCATGACGGACGCCGATGCAAAAGCCCTCTTCGCGGCGGATGGTGCATTTCGGCGGGGCAGGGCAGTGGAGATGAAGTCCGTCGCAGACGAGGCGGCGGAGCAAATCCCAACCTTGAAACACATGATCGTTCTGAAAAGAACCGGGCAGAAAATTAATCTGAAGGAAGAAAGAGATCATTGGTGGCATGAGTTGGTGGATGGTCAAAGCGATGAGGCGCAGACCGAAAGGACCGACGCTGAAGACCCTTTGATGATTATCTATACATCAGGTACGACAGGCAAGCCGAAGGGAGCGCTCCATACTCATTGTGGATTTCCCGTCAAAGCTGCGCAGGATATGGCTTTTGGGACGGATGTGCATCGTGGAGATGTCATCTACTGGATGACAGATATGGGCTGGATGATGGGTCCGTGGCTGGTATTCGGAAGCCTGCTTCTGGGGGCGACGATGTTCCTGTACGACGGCGCGCCGGATTTCCCATCACCAGCGCGTTTGTGGCAACTGGCGGAAATGCACAAGATAAATCAGATGGGCGTCTCGCCGACGCTGATCCGTTCGTTGATTCCGCATGGTGACGAGCATTTTAAGAAACACGATTTGTCTTCGCTGAAATGCTTTGCCTCGACCGGCGAGCCGTGGAACCCCGACCCGTGGATGTGGTTGTTCGAGAAAGTGGGCGGCTCGAAGATTCCCATCATCAACTACTCCGGCGGGACAGAGATCAGCGGCGGCATCATTATGGGCAACCCGCTCCTGCCGCTCAAGCCATGCTCCTTTTCCGCGCCCTGCCCCGGCATGGACGCGGACGTGGTGGATGAAAACGGCAAATCTATCCGTAACGCTGTCGGAGAATTGGTAATCAAGTCACCGTGGATCGGAATGACAAGGGGTTTTTGGAAGGATAGGCAGAGGTATTTGGATACCTATTGGTCGCGTTGGGAAAATGTCTGGGTTCACGGGGATTTTGCGGCGATTGATGACGATGGGTTGTGGTACATCCTTGGACGCTCGGACGATACGATCAAGATCGCCGGAAAAAGATTGGGACCGGCCGAGGTGGAGTCGATTCTTGTCCGGCACAGTTCGATCACGGAGGCGGCGGCGATCGGTGTGCCGCATGAAGTCAAGGGAAGCGAACTGGTCCTTTTTGCAGTGACCGGTCCCGGCGTGGAGGGAAACGCGGTTCTTCGTCGTGAATTGCATGCGATGGTCGTTGCGGAAATGGGGAAACCACTC
- a CDS encoding nitroreductase family deazaflavin-dependent oxidoreductase: MSWVLRSPFHKLLSGGMMLITVTGRKTGRIFTTPVGFYEKDDHLWVLTTRNRTWWKNLQDGAEVELFLRHNQVFAYAEPELGQRSVEVRLVEYLGYVPRAAKTLGIRIQDRTPNPEDISRVARDRLFVKFKLSK; the protein is encoded by the coding sequence ATGAGTTGGGTTCTGCGTTCGCCGTTCCATAAATTGTTGAGCGGTGGAATGATGCTGATCACCGTGACAGGGCGAAAGACGGGAAGGATATTTACAACCCCGGTTGGGTTTTATGAAAAGGATGATCACCTCTGGGTGCTTACCACGCGAAACCGGACGTGGTGGAAGAACCTGCAAGACGGCGCAGAGGTCGAGTTATTTCTTAGGCATAATCAAGTTTTCGCTTATGCCGAGCCGGAATTGGGTCAGCGGTCTGTGGAGGTGCGCCTCGTTGAATATCTCGGTTATGTGCCGCGCGCTGCAAAGACTCTCGGTATCCGCATCCAGGACCGAACCCCAAATCCTGAAGATATTTCGAGAGTTGCAAGGGACAGGCTGTTTGTAAAATTCAAACTATCGAAATAA
- a CDS encoding radical SAM protein: MKLSGLHILLTYQCLYECDHCFVWGSPRQKGVLTLEQIEDVMYQAKQAGVTSIYFEGGEPFLYYAVLKKAVHLAADMGFEVGIVSNSFWATSVPDAVEYLRPFTGRLSDLSVSSDLYHCEDMLGEGSQNAVAAAKWLGIPTGVISVAQPEEESRESHGQLAEEESGVMYRGRAAVKLAEKAPGHAWEGFDSCPHEDLREPGRVHLDPFGNIHICQGIVIGNLFQKPLKQICEEYDPDSHPICGLLLSGGPSALVTEFNLEHASSYADACHLCYEARTTLRARFPDLLAPDQMYGVFV, encoded by the coding sequence ATGAAACTGAGCGGTTTGCACATCCTCTTGACCTATCAATGCCTGTACGAGTGCGATCATTGTTTTGTTTGGGGGAGTCCGCGTCAAAAAGGCGTATTGACCCTCGAACAGATCGAAGACGTTATGTATCAGGCAAAACAAGCGGGGGTCACGTCGATTTACTTCGAAGGCGGCGAGCCGTTCTTGTATTATGCCGTTCTCAAGAAGGCTGTCCACCTTGCAGCCGACATGGGTTTCGAGGTCGGCATCGTTTCGAACTCATTTTGGGCAACCTCGGTTCCAGACGCCGTCGAATATCTTCGCCCGTTTACGGGCAGGCTGAGCGATCTATCTGTCAGCAGCGACTTGTATCATTGTGAAGATATGCTGGGCGAAGGTTCGCAAAATGCCGTTGCAGCAGCAAAATGGCTTGGAATTCCAACCGGCGTGATCAGCGTCGCTCAACCCGAAGAAGAATCTCGAGAGTCGCACGGTCAACTTGCCGAGGAGGAAAGCGGCGTGATGTATCGCGGCCGCGCGGCGGTCAAACTTGCGGAAAAAGCGCCGGGACATGCATGGGAAGGATTCGATTCCTGCCCGCACGAAGATCTGCGCGAGCCGGGCCGCGTCCATCTTGACCCGTTTGGCAATATCCACATCTGTCAGGGGATCGTCATCGGCAACCTCTTCCAGAAACCGCTCAAGCAAATCTGTGAAGAATACGATCCGGATTCCCATCCCATCTGCGGACTCCTGCTCTCTGGGGGACCCTCTGCGCTGGTGACGGAATTCAATCTCGAGCACGCCTCGTCCTACGCCGACGCCTGTCACCTGTGCTATGAAGCGCGGACTACGCTGAGAGCCCGCTTCCCCGACCTGCTTGCGCCGGATCAAATGTATGGTGTTTTCGTATGA
- a CDS encoding CPBP family intramembrane metalloprotease: MKSKLLAFVEILLVYAVIQITGILRRSTEIVDWEIRTLGWSYTGMFIFVGIPALVIWLTRRDWAEYGVSRSDWRTNLDIGIKAYLVRIIPYVVGVGGAMWLMLDRNQISGGAFVALMEIVGVAVMLWVLNRQKPVKSGRGNVIVTILLLLFPIGVALAMNKLSAIVISTVVWQFVFSGFGEEFVWRGYVQSRLNQAFGRPMRMFGIQFGWGLIIASLLFGLLHAFNTYDPAFGFASLSWGWALSSSVAGLFFGLIREKTGTLLAPGIAHGLPDAVGEALVKVFGWM, encoded by the coding sequence ATGAAATCCAAACTCCTCGCCTTCGTTGAAATCCTTCTGGTCTATGCTGTGATTCAAATCACGGGAATCCTTCGCCGTTCGACTGAAATCGTGGATTGGGAAATAAGAACTCTCGGCTGGTCTTATACGGGGATGTTCATCTTCGTCGGCATTCCCGCGCTCGTCATCTGGCTGACGCGGCGGGATTGGGCGGAGTACGGCGTCTCGCGCTCGGACTGGCGGACAAACCTCGACATCGGCATCAAAGCCTATCTCGTGCGCATTATCCCGTATGTGGTTGGCGTGGGCGGCGCGATGTGGTTGATGCTCGACAGGAATCAAATCAGCGGCGGCGCGTTCGTCGCGTTGATGGAAATCGTCGGGGTGGCTGTCATGCTCTGGGTGTTGAATCGGCAGAAGCCAGTCAAGTCGGGGCGGGGGAATGTGATCGTCACCATTCTGTTGCTACTCTTTCCAATTGGTGTTGCGCTTGCGATGAACAAGCTGAGCGCGATCGTCATTTCGACGGTTGTGTGGCAGTTCGTCTTTTCGGGGTTCGGGGAGGAATTCGTCTGGCGCGGCTACGTTCAATCGAGACTGAATCAGGCGTTCGGTCGTCCGATGCGCATGTTCGGAATCCAGTTTGGTTGGGGACTCATCATCGCCTCCCTCCTGTTCGGACTCCTGCACGCGTTCAACACATACGATCCTGCCTTCGGTTTCGCGTCGCTGTCATGGGGGTGGGCGCTCTCGTCGTCGGTGGCTGGCTTGTTCTTTGGATTGATCCGTGAAAAGACTGGCACGCTTCTAGCCCCAGGCATCGCGCACGGACTTCCCGACGCGGTCGGTGAAGCGCTGGTAAAAGTTTTCGGCTGGATGTGA
- a CDS encoding alpha/beta hydrolase: MKDVQKKNTSCLSRILRTLLWVILITALLLMGGCTYQRIALARTREQFPAPGKLVDVNGHLMQIHCVRSGSPTVVIDAGNGSFSVEWMPIQDELSRSTRVCVYDRAGYGWSEAAPGPRDGAQAVSELHDLLEAAGEAGPYLLVGHSLGGVHVRLFALTYPDEVAGLVLVDTAHPLTITTEFEMQMQSSIGFYQAMNLMTSTGLLRILGPLGGEDSMPATARKLPIEFQETYLNLLLDPNQYVTAIAEMQALPQTFQQTSELIVGEHPFGNLPLIVLTAGQTSAPGSTPFNEQYVPVPDSQIEFQLELARQSSRGEQRVVAESSHSVHLDAPEEMLRAIRDMLEVIR; this comes from the coding sequence ATGAAGGATGTGCAGAAGAAAAACACAAGCTGTCTTTCACGGATCCTCCGCACGCTATTATGGGTCATCCTCATCACCGCTCTTCTTCTCATGGGAGGTTGTACCTATCAACGTATCGCCCTTGCGCGGACCCGTGAACAATTCCCCGCGCCAGGTAAACTCGTGGACGTGAACGGTCATCTCATGCAAATTCATTGCGTCAGAAGCGGCTCGCCTACGGTAGTGATCGACGCGGGCAACGGCAGTTTCTCCGTCGAGTGGATGCCCATTCAAGATGAATTGAGTCGGTCGACGCGAGTCTGCGTCTACGACCGAGCAGGCTACGGGTGGAGCGAAGCGGCTCCAGGTCCGCGTGACGGGGCGCAGGCGGTGTCCGAATTGCATGATCTGCTTGAGGCGGCGGGAGAGGCGGGTCCGTATCTGCTGGTCGGTCATTCGTTGGGCGGAGTCCATGTGAGGCTGTTCGCGCTGACATATCCCGATGAGGTCGCGGGTTTGGTGCTGGTGGATACCGCCCATCCGTTGACCATCACAACAGAGTTCGAGATGCAGATGCAATCTTCGATTGGTTTTTATCAGGCGATGAACTTGATGACCAGCACAGGTCTGTTGCGGATTTTGGGACCTCTGGGCGGCGAAGACAGCATGCCTGCCACCGCGCGCAAACTGCCGATTGAGTTTCAAGAGACGTATTTGAACCTGCTTCTCGATCCGAATCAATACGTCACTGCCATCGCCGAGATGCAAGCGCTCCCGCAGACATTTCAGCAGACAAGCGAATTGATAGTTGGCGAGCATCCCTTCGGCAACCTGCCCTTGATCGTGCTGACCGCGGGACAGACCTCCGCGCCTGGCTCGACGCCATTCAACGAACAATATGTCCCCGTACCTGATTCGCAGATTGAATTTCAGTTGGAACTCGCGAGACAATCGTCGCGGGGCGAACAGCGAGTCGTCGCAGAGAGCAGTCACTCGGTCCACCTCGATGCGCCAGAGGAAATGCTCAGAGCAATCCGTGACATGCTCGAAGTCATCCGTTAA
- a CDS encoding CPBP family intramembrane metalloprotease, whose protein sequence is MKNRSIVAYFAILIILCAGFVIGARMMGEQGVYLAGGYMLTPAITALVTRLAFHAPRFKDAHLRFGRFRDYVKFWLYSLGITAFSFALFTLSGSIRWVFSGKVFLDLLAQQFAATGEDLSTGLPPGFTPQMMLWLFVIGGLTVFNIMPGIVSGFGEEFGHRGFMFPFLSPDKPWLGLLLGGLIWYLWHQPLALVFPVPAPIPVWQTITNHLAAIIGAICTHTYLCYVYARSKSIFVPSIAHIAMNNATRSLAYFVVIENQFTANLMQYIVMIFVIALLYQQNELKVILEFLSEPNDRA, encoded by the coding sequence ATGAAAAATAGATCCATTGTCGCTTATTTCGCAATTCTCATCATTCTCTGTGCGGGGTTTGTGATCGGCGCAAGGATGATGGGAGAGCAGGGCGTCTATCTGGCGGGCGGATACATGCTCACGCCAGCAATTACCGCGCTCGTCACGCGTCTGGCCTTCCATGCACCGCGCTTCAAGGACGCCCATCTGCGATTTGGCAGGTTCAGAGATTACGTCAAATTCTGGCTGTACTCGCTTGGCATCACCGCTTTTTCGTTCGCGCTGTTCACGCTATCAGGTTCCATCCGCTGGGTTTTTTCAGGAAAAGTTTTCCTCGACCTGCTTGCCCAGCAGTTCGCTGCAACGGGAGAGGATTTATCGACTGGACTTCCGCCCGGCTTCACGCCCCAAATGATGTTGTGGCTGTTTGTCATCGGCGGGTTGACCGTGTTCAACATCATGCCCGGCATCGTCTCTGGTTTCGGAGAGGAGTTCGGTCATCGAGGGTTCATGTTCCCGTTTCTATCCCCGGACAAGCCCTGGCTTGGATTACTCCTCGGCGGGCTGATCTGGTATCTGTGGCACCAGCCGCTGGCGTTGGTCTTTCCCGTCCCGGCCCCGATCCCCGTCTGGCAAACAATAACCAATCACCTTGCTGCGATCATCGGTGCGATCTGCACGCATACATATCTTTGTTATGTGTACGCCAGGAGCAAGAGCATCTTTGTTCCTTCCATTGCTCATATTGCAATGAATAACGCCACGCGTTCGCTGGCTTATTTTGTCGTCATAGAAAACCAGTTTACGGCAAACCTGATGCAATACATCGTGATGATATTCGTTATTGCACTTCTATACCAACAAAACGAATTGAAGGTCATCCTGGAATTCCTGTCTGAACCGAATGATCGGGCATGA
- the upp gene encoding uracil phosphoribosyltransferase codes for MSNVYESKHPLVAHKLARLRDKKTEPKKFRELVREIAGLLAYEATADLATSPVEIETPLAKMNAQQLREKIGLVPILRAGLGMVEGIWELMPSAEVWHIGLYRDEKTLKPVEYYNKLPIEPRVAVCLILDPMLATGGSATATAEVLKKWGVKKIKFVGLIAAPEGIKAMQTAHPDIDIYVAAIDDHLNEHAYIVPGLGDAGDRQFGTG; via the coding sequence ATGTCCAACGTCTACGAATCGAAACACCCGCTGGTCGCACACAAACTCGCCCGGCTGCGCGATAAGAAGACGGAGCCAAAGAAGTTCCGCGAACTCGTACGTGAGATCGCGGGACTTCTCGCATATGAAGCCACCGCCGACCTTGCCACCTCCCCGGTCGAGATCGAAACACCGCTGGCGAAGATGAACGCCCAACAACTTCGGGAAAAGATCGGACTGGTTCCCATCCTGCGGGCGGGACTGGGAATGGTGGAGGGCATTTGGGAGTTGATGCCCAGCGCCGAGGTCTGGCATATTGGTCTGTACCGCGACGAGAAGACGCTCAAGCCGGTGGAGTATTACAACAAACTGCCCATCGAGCCGCGGGTTGCCGTATGCCTGATTCTCGACCCGATGCTGGCAACAGGAGGCTCTGCGACAGCAACCGCAGAGGTTCTGAAAAAATGGGGTGTGAAGAAGATCAAGTTCGTCGGGTTGATCGCCGCGCCGGAGGGAATCAAAGCCATGCAAACGGCGCATCCCGATATTGACATTTATGTGGCCGCCATAGACGATCATCTCAACGAACACGCCTACATCGTGCCGGGCCTGGGCGATGCGGGTGACCGTCAGTTCGGAACCGGCTGA
- a CDS encoding TfoX/Sxy family protein has translation MAFDLKLVERIRPLLKGIPFVEKKMFGGVGFLIHGNMACGVLEDSLIIRVKLEKYETLLKKPHVRLFDFSGRPMKGWLVVDAKGCKTSSQLDKWVKEGTEVALTLPPK, from the coding sequence GTGGCTTTTGATTTGAAACTGGTCGAACGGATTCGGCCTCTATTGAAGGGAATTCCGTTCGTGGAAAAGAAGATGTTCGGCGGAGTCGGATTTCTCATTCATGGGAACATGGCGTGCGGGGTATTGGAAGACAGTCTTATCATTCGGGTGAAACTTGAAAAGTACGAGACACTTCTCAAAAAGCCGCATGTCAGACTCTTTGACTTTTCCGGCAGGCCGATGAAGGGCTGGCTGGTGGTGGATGCGAAGGGCTGCAAAACTTCCTCCCAACTCGACAAATGGGTCAAAGAAGGCACGGAGGTCGCGCTTACATTACCGCCGAAATAG
- a CDS encoding isoprenylcysteine carboxylmethyltransferase family protein has translation MKTTAFIILSAILLFISHKSLRSPRSHGFYRFFAWECMLGLFLLNVTFWFYKPLAWNQLIAWALLLVSLVPLGLGIYELRTRGKPAGIRNGDDSLLGFEKTTQLVVSGVYRYIRHPLYCSLLFLTWGIFFKQISAMGVLLAVLATTLLILTAKTDEAECIHFFGTQYQEYMKTTKMLIPFLF, from the coding sequence ATGAAAACCACGGCGTTCATCATTCTTTCAGCGATCCTTTTATTCATTTCGCACAAATCCCTGCGCTCTCCGCGCTCGCATGGTTTTTATCGCTTTTTTGCCTGGGAATGCATGTTGGGATTGTTTCTGTTGAACGTAACCTTTTGGTTCTACAAACCCCTCGCGTGGAATCAGTTGATTGCGTGGGCGTTGTTGTTAGTCTCGCTCGTGCCGCTTGGGCTTGGGATTTACGAATTGAGAACAAGGGGCAAACCCGCCGGGATACGCAATGGCGATGATTCCCTGCTGGGTTTCGAAAAGACCACACAACTGGTCGTGAGCGGGGTTTACAGGTATATCCGCCACCCGCTTTACTGTTCGCTATTGTTTCTCACCTGGGGTATCTTCTTCAAACAAATTTCGGCGATGGGCGTTCTTCTGGCTGTCCTGGCGACGACCCTATTGATCCTGACCGCCAAAACCGATGAAGCTGAGTGTATTCATTTCTTTGGAACGCAGTATCAGGAGTATATGAAAACGACGAAGATGCTCATCCCTTTTCTGTTCTAG
- a CDS encoding zinc-dependent alcohol dehydrogenase family protein → MKAQLLRATAALEENPAPLTLEDVPDPVLDAGKVLLKVTRCGVCHTELDEIEGRMPPPRLPVILGHQVVGIIEEGGNKGSRVGAAWIASACGDCDFCNSGRENLCPDFKATGRDIDGGYAEYMKVRADFVHPIPDSISDSEAAPLLCAGAIGYRSFRLSNLQDGGSIGLMGFGGSNHLVLKLVKFKIPNSKVFVFSRNPQEREFALSLGADWAGGIDQNPPGALDAVIDTTPVWGPGIEALKILKPGGRLVINAIRKEETDRDVLLQLNYPEHLWMEKEIKSVANVTREDVSDFLKLAAGAGIKPEYQEYDMKDANQALIEMKQGKIRGAKVLTVI, encoded by the coding sequence ATGAAAGCCCAACTTCTGCGCGCGACAGCGGCTCTTGAAGAAAACCCGGCTCCCCTTACCTTGGAGGACGTGCCGGATCCGGTACTGGATGCAGGCAAGGTTCTGCTCAAAGTCACCCGCTGCGGAGTCTGCCACACCGAATTGGACGAGATCGAAGGCCGGATGCCGCCTCCAAGATTGCCAGTCATTTTGGGGCATCAAGTGGTGGGGATTATCGAAGAGGGCGGCAACAAAGGCAGTCGAGTTGGCGCGGCGTGGATCGCATCCGCGTGCGGAGATTGCGATTTCTGTAATAGCGGGCGCGAAAATTTATGTCCTGATTTCAAGGCGACGGGACGCGACATCGACGGAGGTTACGCCGAGTACATGAAAGTCCGCGCGGATTTTGTGCATCCCATCCCGGATTCGATTTCAGATTCGGAAGCCGCTCCATTGTTGTGCGCTGGAGCGATTGGGTACCGGTCATTCAGATTATCCAATTTGCAGGATGGGGGATCTATAGGCTTGATGGGCTTTGGCGGGTCGAACCACCTTGTCTTGAAATTGGTGAAATTCAAGATTCCCAATTCGAAGGTCTTTGTCTTCAGTCGTAACCCCCAGGAACGTGAATTCGCCCTCTCCTTGGGAGCAGATTGGGCGGGAGGCATAGATCAGAATCCACCCGGAGCGTTGGATGCGGTCATAGATACCACCCCGGTTTGGGGTCCGGGTATCGAGGCGTTGAAAATCCTCAAGCCGGGGGGCAGACTGGTCATCAATGCGATCCGTAAAGAGGAAACGGACAGGGATGTCCTCCTCCAGTTGAATTACCCGGAGCATTTATGGATGGAGAAGGAAATCAAGAGCGTGGCGAATGTGACGCGCGAAGACGTGAGCGATTTCTTGAAGCTGGCGGCGGGGGCGGGGATCAAACCGGAATATCAGGAATATGATATGAAGGACGCCAATCAGGCGCTGATCGAAATGAAGCAAGGTAAAATCCGTGGAGCGAAAGTATTAACTGTCATTTGA
- a CDS encoding xylulose kinase: MSSEKYVLAIDLGTSGPKVALFSLRGDLVGSEFQENRLILLPDGGAEQSPAEWWEAIDTAVKRLLGRKLVPNDDIIAIGTTGQWSGTVAVDRDGKALSNAIIWMDSRGEPYIREICGGAIEVEGYEPVKLWKWIRATGGVPSNTGKDPIAHILYFKNVHPEIYERTYKFLEPIDYLGLLLTGKFAASVNSIVLHWLTDNRNIDRIVYDEKLVRLSKIDRGKLPDLRHANDMLGSLLPALAGEWGLRDDVKVIIGSPDVHSAAVGSGAVADYDTHLYVGTSGWLTCHVPFKKTDISHSLAALPSAIPGRYLLTNEQECAGVNLQFLRDNLFLYQYELSNQKPGHAYKLFDEIAARTPAGSGNLIYTPWLYGERAPVDDRFVRGGFFNLSLQTSREDMVRAVFEGVAFNTRWLLKYVEQFINKPVEYINMVGGGAKSDIWCQIHADILDRPIRQMKDPIEVNVRGAALLAAASLGHIHYDDIASRVPVAKTYTPNPDHRKIYDELFGEFLAVYENNKKVYARLNRGMAMESGK, encoded by the coding sequence ATGTCGTCGGAAAAATATGTGCTTGCGATCGATCTGGGGACTTCGGGACCGAAAGTTGCTTTGTTCTCATTACGCGGGGACCTGGTGGGAAGCGAGTTTCAGGAAAATCGCCTGATCCTCCTGCCCGATGGCGGCGCGGAGCAATCTCCCGCCGAATGGTGGGAGGCGATCGATACAGCCGTCAAACGATTGCTCGGCAGGAAACTTGTACCGAATGACGACATTATCGCAATTGGAACAACAGGGCAATGGTCCGGTACTGTTGCGGTCGACAGGGATGGCAAGGCGTTGTCGAATGCGATCATCTGGATGGATTCAAGAGGCGAGCCGTATATCCGCGAGATCTGCGGGGGTGCGATCGAAGTGGAAGGGTACGAGCCGGTAAAACTTTGGAAATGGATTCGTGCCACGGGAGGTGTACCGAGCAACACCGGCAAGGATCCCATCGCGCATATCCTGTACTTCAAAAATGTTCATCCGGAAATATACGAGCGCACATATAAGTTCCTGGAACCGATCGATTACCTGGGATTGTTATTGACAGGGAAATTCGCCGCCTCAGTCAACTCGATCGTGCTGCATTGGTTGACCGACAATCGAAACATCGACCGCATCGTTTACGACGAGAAGCTTGTTCGTTTATCGAAAATCGATCGGGGCAAACTGCCCGACCTGCGCCATGCAAATGACATGCTTGGCTCATTACTGCCTGCTCTTGCAGGTGAATGGGGTTTACGCGATGACGTAAAAGTGATCATCGGCTCTCCTGACGTTCACTCCGCGGCGGTCGGCTCGGGGGCGGTGGCGGATTACGATACTCACCTTTACGTCGGCACCTCAGGCTGGCTGACCTGCCACGTGCCGTTCAAGAAAACGGACATTTCCCACAGTCTTGCCGCACTTCCATCCGCCATTCCAGGCAGGTACTTGCTCACCAATGAGCAGGAGTGCGCAGGAGTGAACCTGCAATTCCTACGCGACAATTTGTTTTTATATCAGTACGAACTGTCGAACCAGAAACCCGGTCATGCCTATAAATTATTCGACGAGATCGCTGCACGGACTCCCGCCGGGAGCGGAAACTTGATCTACACTCCCTGGCTGTACGGCGAGCGGGCTCCCGTCGACGATCGCTTCGTGCGTGGAGGTTTTTTCAACCTCTCCCTGCAAACCTCACGGGAGGACATGGTGCGAGCAGTATTCGAGGGAGTGGCTTTCAATACTCGCTGGCTCTTGAAGTATGTCGAGCAATTCATTAACAAGCCAGTTGAATATATCAACATGGTCGGGGGCGGGGCAAAGTCGGATATCTGGTGTCAGATCCACGCGGACATATTGGACCGCCCGATCCGGCAAATGAAAGATCCAATCGAAGTCAACGTGCGTGGGGCAGCTTTGCTGGCGGCGGCATCGCTGGGGCACATCCACTATGACGATATCGCTTCGCGCGTGCCGGTGGCGAAAACCTATACACCCAATCCCGACCATCGAAAGATTTACGATGAATTGTTCGGCGAGTTTTTGGCAGTGTATGAGAACAACAAGAAGGTGTATGCGAGGCTGAACAGGGGGATGGCAATGGAAAGCGGGAAGTAG